The following are from one region of the Candidatus Atribacteria bacterium ADurb.Bin276 genome:
- the lptB_1 gene encoding Lipopolysaccharide export system ATP-binding protein LptB yields the protein MPDPILKVTDLWKNFGGLSAVSDYRLELPLGMVYGLIGPNGAGKTTIFNLLSGVLKPNRGRIVFNQIDITDFRPDQVTRVGLTRTFQNLRLFPSLNVEMNLKIANHIHLHYSFVASLSNLPGFFRSEREVQKKVDTMLDIFGLSQYRDELATNLPYGLQRKLDIARTLMTDPKVVLLDEPSAGMNTGESEDLARLILQIKERFHLTLVIVEHRMPFVMGLAGIIQVLDYGSVIAQGTPEEIQNNPQVIEAYLGAGDTIA from the coding sequence ATGCCTGATCCAATCTTGAAAGTGACTGATTTGTGGAAAAATTTCGGGGGCCTTTCCGCAGTTAGTGATTACCGCCTTGAACTTCCCCTGGGAATGGTTTACGGACTTATCGGCCCCAACGGTGCTGGAAAAACAACTATTTTTAATCTTTTAAGCGGGGTTTTAAAACCCAATCGAGGTCGCATTGTTTTTAATCAAATTGATATAACTGATTTTCGTCCCGACCAGGTAACCCGGGTTGGCTTAACTCGAACCTTCCAAAATCTTCGGCTTTTTCCATCACTTAATGTTGAGATGAATTTAAAAATTGCTAACCACATCCATTTACATTATTCTTTTGTTGCTTCGCTTTCCAATTTACCGGGTTTTTTTCGCTCCGAGAGGGAAGTACAAAAAAAAGTTGATACCATGTTGGATATTTTTGGTTTATCTCAATATAGGGATGAACTGGCAACCAATTTGCCTTATGGATTGCAAAGAAAATTAGATATTGCTCGAACCTTGATGACGGATCCAAAGGTGGTACTTTTAGACGAACCATCGGCAGGAATGAATACCGGGGAGTCAGAAGATTTGGCCCGGCTTATTCTCCAAATTAAGGAGAGATTCCATCTCACTCTGGTTATCGTTGAGCATCGAATGCCTTTTGTGATGGGGTTAGCCGGTATTATTCAGGTATTAGATTATGGTTCGGTGATTGCCCAGGGTACTCCTGAAGAAATACAAAATAACCCTCAGGTTATTGAAGCTTATTTAGGAGCGGGTGATACCATTGCTTAA
- the livF_1 gene encoding High-affinity branched-chain amino acid transport ATP-binding protein LivF, with the protein MLKVKNLSVKYGVIPALQDISIEVKDGQIVSLIGANGAGKTTTLKTIMGILKPANGSIVYRDEDITRMSTPQRVRKEICLVPEGRGIFNRLTVRENLLLGAYHRNDEQEINLDLEKSYSLFPRLKERENQIAGTLSGGEQQMLAIGRGLMSRPKLMLLDEPSLGLAPLVVRELYELIQEILKQGVTILLVEQNATMAIRVSDYVYLLETGNVKLEGIPKEVESLEDVRKVYLGG; encoded by the coding sequence TTGCTTAAAGTTAAAAATCTTAGTGTGAAGTACGGAGTGATACCAGCTCTTCAGGATATTTCAATAGAAGTGAAAGACGGCCAAATAGTATCTCTCATTGGGGCCAATGGTGCTGGGAAAACGACCACATTAAAAACAATCATGGGAATTCTGAAACCAGCCAATGGAAGCATTGTTTATCGTGATGAAGATATCACCCGGATGTCGACACCACAACGGGTTCGCAAGGAAATTTGTTTGGTTCCTGAGGGAAGGGGCATTTTTAATCGTTTAACCGTAAGAGAAAATCTTCTTTTAGGAGCTTATCATCGAAATGATGAACAAGAAATTAATTTAGATTTGGAAAAATCTTACTCCCTATTCCCACGGCTCAAAGAAAGGGAAAACCAGATAGCTGGTACGCTAAGCGGGGGAGAACAGCAAATGTTGGCAATCGGTAGAGGTTTAATGTCACGACCAAAACTGATGCTTTTAGATGAGCCATCCTTAGGTTTGGCTCCTCTGGTGGTCCGAGAACTCTATGAATTGATTCAAGAGATATTAAAGCAAGGTGTAACCATTCTCCTAGTCGAGCAAAATGCAACAATGGCGATACGAGTTTCCGATTATGTATATCTATTAGAAACGGGCAATGTGAAATTAGAAGGAATTCCCAAAGAAGTTGAATCTCTTGAAGATGTGAGAAAGGTCTATCTGGGAGGTTGA